The sequence agaggaaaaaaataaagggaaaaaaaatcacggAGAAAAGTCGTATGTCATCACTTTAAAATATAATCTCCATTTTTGTTCaagtttttatattttccattaTATTTAGTTAAACATTAAGgatctttcccttcttccagatTTGTAAATCTCTTGATCTTTCAAAACTAAACATTtgcttataaatatataaactcTTTgatctgctgctttgctggtATTACTTAAAAATGAATACTTTTCTTTTATCTGTCGTTTTAACTGGATTTCATCTGCACAAAGATGGTTTAAATCCAGACTATTTGGCTTGGTTTAGATTATAACATTTATTATTGAAAGCACATAGAAGTCTAAGTTCTTAgaattttacaaaacaaaatcacacGCAACTTGCAAAAGAATCTTCAAAcataatgaaagagaaatacgCAGTGTTGAAAAATTTGATGTGAGCAGCTTGAAAAGGATATAAAAGGGTGATATATTTTACACTTCCATGAAGACCCCAGCTTCTGAGAGAACATGACaggaaaaactaaaataaaatacaaacttAATTTCGTCCtcaaaatcacatttttgtgaagaaaaaaaaaaaaaaaagcttgtctAAAATGGCTTTTGAAAAGGTAGGGtaaatttctttttatcacatagaaaaaatattctacgtgattaaaagaaaaccatttacttatttatttacttattttaatgaAGTCATTATTTGTTTCAGAGAACTCTGCTTCCATTTGCATTGCATGTCAAAGATCAGCAGTTTTCTTGATCATGACCAGTTACTACATTATTTGGAGGTCTCCCAGTAGAACACAATACAGTGTATTCACACTGCTTATCAAAATGCATAGAAACAACCTGGCAGAGTTAAGCCAGTTGTGCCAGATACTGAATACCTTTAagcctggagaaggaaatgaaaaagaccGTGGAAGAATCTGTGGATGCTGCTGTAAATGAGCACAAAAAGTATGCATTtctcagaatcagagaatgacgggttggaagagacctcaagagatcattttGTCATATCAGACATTACAAATTAAAATGGATGACTAGCTCATGTACCAGTTAAAATAAGATGAAGTCCTCAAGTACAGCACAGCTTACTCTCCGTGAAGAAAACTAAATGTTGAAATTCTAAAGGTGTTAATGTTTCTTGCTATCTGAAATGTACTCAGGCAATTGGTTTTCCTTCATGTCTAGTAAAACTTTATTCAGCAAGTCTCTGTTAAGATGGCTTTGTTCTTGATAAACCATGGCAGGTTCTCAGTTGCCGTGTTATTTCACTCTTTTCGAAATGTAGGAGAGGAACACAGTGATGCATTGACTTGATTGTATTCATAACACTTCATCTCTGCATTAAGACAGCGGAAATCAAATGCCAATTAGTTGTTTAGAAAGAgtataattttttattattacagtAAAATCTAATATTATTCTCAACCCATTCCCACTAAATTACTGTGGGATTCAGAGGCAGCAGCCAAAAGAGTGGACAAATCAAAGTTTGAGGATAATTGCTTTTCATTGCAGCATCAGAGAAGGGCCATAGCTGATTCAGCAGCTAGTGCACAGACCATCTGCACTCTGCTCTCTATCTTGATTGCCATGCCGTTAGCCAGAATTGAAATTTGAAAAAAGTTACACCCTTCAGTCAGGTTGGCATAAATCTTTCAAGGCATTTTTAAGCCTGCCTGAGAGCTTGGGGTGCAATTCATCTTCTAAGTTCATGTGGATTCAATTCACGTAATCCATTTCCAGTAGTTGCTGAAGCTCAAGCATGGCTGGTACTTTCATCTCTACTTTTCAGTGTCTGTGGCATACAACTTTGTCTTGTAAAAGCTGtgataaaattaaaatcttgaGCTTGATGTGGGGAATATGGGTGAGCCCCAGTGACATATGTAACACAGGAGGCAAGGTGAGGTGAGGAATTTTCCTGACTTTAGACAAAACTAGGAGCGTAGCATTTTGCCCAGGTCACCCCACAGAGCTCATGTTTAGGAACCTCCATTACCTCTGAAGTGGGTAAAATCCtgattgtattaaaaatatgagtGTATTGTTTGCCTGTTGAGAGCTAGGAAATTTTCACACTCGATTACAAAACCAGAGAAAGCAGTCTCGAACTGAAACTTCTAAAGGCCAAACTAAACACTGAGTAGTCCGCCTGTAAGCTGTGTGAAGACAGCAGATGTCAGCACTGGCAGCTCATGCAGCTATACAGCAAGGCAGGGTGAACAACGGGGTGACAACTCTTCTTTCCACTGTCCAGAGTCTCCACAAAATTCATAGAATATTTGGTTTGAAAGAGGCAAAGAACGGCATCACTGAGAAATGAGAGGTGTCATTCTACTTCATGGATGTTAAATCTTGTCtgattttgaagaagaaaaaagaaagaagacatttaGGATGTGtttccactgcaaaaatattttgtaagcaTAATTCAATCCCAACTTGGCTGTTGCTATGAAGTATGGTAAGCAGCAAATTAATGTTTGCAGTAACTACTAAAAAATCAAATTGAGGGTTACAAAAACTAAAGAATTttgataaaataaattaatttttacttcAAACAATAATTTTTATAAAGATTTCTGGCAAAGCTACTTCCCAATTAAAATGTTGGTTTTCAGAAGTCAGATCTTACGATAAAAGCaattattaataatataaatcatatattttaattctaaTTTACTTTGAGAAGCAAAAGAACACACGTAAGAAATGCAGTGGGAAATACAGGTTTCATCTGAGACCTTTAAAACTACTTATGTGCTTTTACAGAGCTGTttaagcagagcagaggcaagGCGGGATGCTGCAAAAGTGGCTCTGATCAACTCTCTCTTTAATGAATTGCCCTGTCGCAGAATCACAAAGGAATTCATCATGGAAAGTGTTCAGGAGGCTGTTTCCTCAACAAGTGTAAGTGCAAAAAATCAGAGGGAAAATCATATGATCTTGTAGGTAAAATCAAAGCTCCAGACTGCCTACTATCTCTTCTGTCAGTGAGTAAAAAGAGCACATGTGAACGGTATTAATGCATAGAACATACATGATTATGATTCTCCAATAGTGGATTTTCCACCAGCTGACAAAAGTAAAGGCCTTACTGCTTTTTCACCTTTGCAGTAATAAAGATTGTCAATTTTATGTTTAATACAGTGGGATTAAAGCATCAgttttttaaagctgtgttaGTCCTTAAAGGTCCctcagatatatatatatgtatacatatatattccatgtatacatatatatatatgagttacctttatatatatatatatatttagtttaTACCTAGGTAAAATATTTATAGTTCAGAACACAACTATGTAGCAGATATCATTTCAGAGTACTCTAAATCCTTGGGAATGAAAGTATTGATTTGCTAGAAGACATGTATTGGGAGTTAAGGgaagattaatttaatttcttttctgcttgcaaAAGACATTTCTGATAATTTGTGTGgaagagattttttaaaattttggaAATATCactattttcttctattttctgagTGCTCTGTAGTGCTCACCTTCTGAGTGTACTCCCTCATGGGATGTATTTGGGAAAGGATGTAGAAACAGATGAGTATAAGGGGGCCTGGTCTGTATCTGTTTTATAGATGAAAGAACGGTTTTCTTTTACAGTACTGAGAATTTTATACATCACAGAGGGACAAAAATCCATAAAAGTTAGGAAAAATAGAACATGATTTATTTGTGTATGAAATTTAAATGGAGTTTTTGACTTAAGtaatttatcattttttatGGAAATTTTTGAGCTACAAGGTTATATGCTTCACAGAGTTCTTCCTGGATTTCCTTAGGGATATTTAAAAGCCAGCATAAATATTTCAACAGCAGCGTGTTAACGCTACAGAATTCAAAAGCCATACATTCTCTTTCAGTTCAGTGGAACCATATTGGGTAGAAATCTGTTTAACTTTCTGAAGTTGCCATTGAACACCTGGGGTTATGCAAAGGAATCTGTCCAAAATTATCTCACGTTCCTTTTTCTAGGTTTCCCCCTTCAAAGGACCTTACAGGCTGGCCAAGgagcttgtggatgccccatccctggaggcatttaaggccaggctgcatgtggctctgggcagcctgggctagTGCTTGgcatccctgcacacagcagtggggttgaaactagaagatcactgtggtccttttcaacccaggccattctatgattcagtgattctatgaaagggaCAAAACTCAGCCCCTTCCTGTAGCTGGATAATTAATGCAGCTTTGGAATTCTACTGAAAAAGTGAATGTAAAACTATGGATCGTGTTAGCAGCATGCCCATAGATGCACTTTATTGAGTGTACTCATTACTATAGGTACACTTTATGAGATGCAAAACCTGCACAGTAAGCATTTGTTGCACTAGGAGTAAGTATTTCTTAAATACCTGGATGTAGACAGAACTGATTTAACTGAATGGGCATTTTGTTGATTCATCTCACGTAATTATGACTTTAGATGTATGGATGGCACACAGAGATCAGGAGGTAGACTCTCCCATTAATAGTGCACTGGGACAGCAAAGATTAGAGAAGCTGGACTTAATGTAAAATTATTATATACTAGTGAGCCACTAACCACTGTCAGTTTATTTTAGAAGTGCTCAGGGGGTGCTGCTCCGGTTCACAAGAAAAGCCAAGACCTGCGTCAAAAGTCTAGTCAGTCATTATAGTCCCATTACAGTCAATTTATactgaagctgtcaaagcaggagaGTATTAGATCTTTTTGACTGAGATAAACGGATCTGGGCAGAACAGTAACAAGTTGTTTCCCCTTCTTGTCTATATCTCCTCCTTCCTCAGGTCATATTGCCTTCCATCCTTACACCTGAGAGAAGATTTTGTTAGAGCCCCAGAATGATCAGATAACTTTGCctacattattttccttttcataaagAAATTGATAAttccagatttcatttttctccatcttctttaCAATAAggacatacttttttttttgggggggggggggggtagggaGGTGGGGAGAGCTGAGGTTTGGAAAATACCTCAAGGCATTTAATGAGCTCTGTAATATTGTTTTCCTGGAGCGTTCTCCTGCCTGCTCTATAAATCATCGTTGGGATCTCACTCTTTCtacttctccttttctgctgaGCACAGGCAAGGGTATTATTTCCTCTGCATTACAGCACTGAGATATTTTGCAAAGTATCTGAGCTGTAGCAAGAACTCAGATAGAAAACCTCACACAATTCATTGGCTTCTCCAGTGAACACAAATAATCAGTCTAGTGGCAGTGTGGACAGATAGAAAGGAGGGAATTCTTAAAGAGATaatacaaaaatcacacaaGGGAGTGTGATACAAGGAAGTACATCAGATAAACTGGCTAAAAATATATCAGCAGGAGAGTTATTTGAGAAATGTCAGTAGGAGGTGCATGGGGATGTTAGCTAAGGAAGCCTTTTGAGTGCTAACTGCTTACTGCAAAGCAAATACTAAAGCGCTTCTAGGTAATCCCACGTGTTTCCTCCTTTCAGGAGTGTGTCATTAAGCACTTCAGCACACTCACTTCTTGTCACTCTaggaagacaggaaaaaataaaggcattaAAGTCTCTAAACCTAGTCTGGTCAGTGTTCAAGAAGAGAGAAACCATGTTTACCACTTGTCAGAGTCATTTCACATTCGGCTAGTACACAAAATGTTGATAAAATGATTAATTTCTGTGGTAAATGTGATTTGCAGAAACAGGCTCCCAAATTGTTTGCTGGGAAAGAAATGGAGGGGCATTAAAAATGTCTTGGGTTAGCAGTGTTAAGACATGTTATTAACTATAAAATATACTACCATAAATCGACTATTTCCATTCTAATCACATTCTCTTGTTTCTTCCCAAAGGGCAACCTAAAGGATGCTGATGACCCCAGCACTAGTATTGGAGCTTATCATTATATGCTAGAATCAAACATTGGAAAGACAATGCTGGAATTTCAGGTATAAGGATAACAGTGCAGCTCCGACATCATTCACATCTGAGTGAAGTAACTTAATGACTAATTTCAAATAGAATTCATTGCATCTGAGGCATGCTGAGACCATACAGAATGAGAGAAAATTGGATTTAGATCAAGTCTGAATGTCTAAAGGTTAACTTCAAAACTGCACTACAATAAGTGAAGTGCCAACAACATATGTCTACAATATTAGCAAAGAGCAGTGTCCCTTCCAGCTGATTACATGCACTGAAATATCatctgcacagtgctgtgcctgaAATTTGCATATGATAAAATGTACTTTTTGATTCCATATCCTAATAAAAAATACCACACTAAATCTACATTAGTGGAGAAAATACTATGAGCACTGACCTTATACTGGGTTGCTACATCCTCACAAGTGAGCACTTGACTTCCTGCACTGGTATTcaacagaaaatctgaaagtgCTGTACTGAACATGGGTGAATGAATTGCCATGCACTGCCTAATGTAATATGTTGAAGGCCAAATATTCTTGTAATGCTGGTTATTTCAAAGGTGTGTTGGCCACTTCTGGCTGTCTGTCAGAGCCTTTCTAAAATTAATTCCAGTTGAAAAAAGTTTGATTCACCACTTCAGAACAGATATTCTGAACCACTAACAAAATCTCCAAGCAGATGCTTTATTACAGCTTTCTAAATTACCAAATTATATGTAGAACCATCAGTTATTTAATCTAGGCACCAAAGTAGACCCACAGACTTCTGAGATTACTTTTCTTACATTTGATTAAGTGTGAACTGATTGATGTGATGTCATATAGACTCCAACTGCCTACAATATGCTGTAGggctttgatttttattgatGAATAGCACAAGTTAACTGGGCATAAGTGCTATGTGTTATGGGTACCATTCTGCTTCATCTTCTGAGTGCAATCAAGACACAGCTGTGTGTAAGTTTCAAATATGTGAAGGAGGGAACAAATTCAGGAAAATAGTCTGAATATTCCTAGAGCATGCTTGTTTTGAACTGCGTGTTTCCAGAAGCCTACGTGTTTTGGCTGAGCTGTAAGTAGCACCTCACAGTGGCACATCTAACAAAGAGTGAGGAAAGTGTCATCAGGGAAAAGTTGACCTATTTACTTAATGCCATAGGTAGTGATAAGGCACTCGAGATGATAAACTTTCAGGAGACTTACTGGGGCCAAAGTTATATTGTTCTGAAGTCTGATCTTATGGTTTCTCCTCTCCTCAAGATGCACTTCATCCAGGGATGGAATTTCAGGAACAACTCTAAAAAAGTCAGGCCTTGAGAAGGAACACTCATACTGCAAAAACATTTCATAGAGTAAGATGCTGTGGCCTACGAGCAGagatttgtaaaataaaacatgtttttgaaTCCACATCACAAAATACCCCAGTAAGAATTTAAAGCCCATCTCTCTGCACTTGAGTAAGATGAGTAAGCCAAGATTATCAAATAACCCATGTGCTACTAATAGATGATATATATATCAtctacatatacatatatattctaTAACTAATAGAATAGGTAAATAAATGACAAGCCATCCTAAGGCAAAGATTCATATCTTATGATGTGGACATGTTAAAATCCAATGGTAAATGAGAATTAACACAGCAGGTTTACACATTCAAGCAAATCAGAATGGAGAGCAAAGGAGCTCACGCTAATTCCCTGTATATCACTGTGTGTCCAAGATAACGTTCAGCTGTTTCAGAGTGCAGCTCATATGCTGTtgcagaatgaaagaaaatactgaaaatgaaaagaagtaaGGCAATTTCCACAGCTTCTAAGGCCAAGCAAAACCCACCACAGTCTTTTTAGTCTGAAAGGACTCCAGACATGTAGCATAAACTTTGGGCTTTCTTCCACCTCTAAAGATCGGTCTTCATATGCTTTGGGGACTTTGCATGTTGGACTTGTATCTTgattgcttttggttttgtttcctgaggtaaagaaaagggaataaGTAAAGAGATATACATAAAGGGCTGAATATTTAGGTCAGATCTTGGGTTAAATAGTTCCTCAGACATAATGAATTTTCTTGCACAAAATCTTTACATGTAGTAAAAAAGAAGTTCTTTGCGTTCATTGTGAGAAACAACTCAAATAATTTTTCGGAGACCGGATCTCTTGTGAGAAAGTTTTAATTCGTGATTGCAATGGGGGGCATCCTGCAAGCCAGAGCACctgctgtaagaaaaacaagctcTTAGATCTCCTAGATCTCAACACTGAGTTACTCTTCTGCTGCCAGGTTCACATTCTTCATGCACACATCCTCTAGGTAGCTGACAAAGTCCATCTGTCTTTGTTTCTCCAAGTAAGCAGAATTCACAAAATAGTGACCAGGCCAGTATCTTCCGCCATATGCCTTTCCAGATAAGTTTGTCTCTTCTTGCAGAGTTCTGGGTGCAGATGTATGTCTTACAGTCCTTACCTTTGGTCACCCCTCAAGCCCCCAGTCTCCCCAGGGGAGGAGCGTACACAAAATAACATGCCAGCCAGACTCTCCTTTTATCTGTCCAGAATATGCATACCCTATTCTTTAACCACAGGCAGAATCTTACTGTATATCACAGGTTCCGATGTATGTCCCTTTGGTACAACATTCTATTACTTATGCAAAAAACCATACGTCATTTCCCACACCATCAAGTTATGATCCTTACTATGAATGGAGTACAGCTGTATTCAAGACATATTGGGTCAGCGTCACCAGGTATACTACTCTTGGTGTCTTGGTCTGAAATGTGAAATCGTGCAGAGTTAATTTGTGCACTCTTACTTTCTTTACTGGGCCACTTCCTCCATCTACTAAATATGTCCAtctaaaatgtatataaaattcATTGTAATACAAGCAGTCTCCTGcataagcaaaaaataataatgtagtCAATTTTATAAAAGGTCCAAGGAGAGGACTGAAATGTAGGAATAATTGGTCAAGATACCAGACAAGAAAAGTAATTTGTACAGCCTAAGTAAAACTCTACGTTTTCTATCTAATGTAAAATAGATAATTTCATCACTGAACCCTTTTGTCCTGTCCGCTGTTTCATCAGAAGACTACTAATCATCAAGCTAGATGCAAAAGTCCAGTTGCAAGACAATGCTTTTGGTCACATCAAAAGCAGTaaatgaacatgagaaaaaacagaCAAGATTCCTCTTTATTCTGCCCATATTGTGGTTAGCATTTGAAAGAGAATCACTGGTAATGAAGATAATCCTTGTATGCTACTGAGTTAGTCTTTATCTGCCTTACTTCAATgtgcagaaaatagaaaataaaatactcaaCATGTTGATCAAGAGTTTGCCATATTTTTAATGCTGGTGTCTGATAGCTAAAAAGCTCTACATACGCCAGCACTATGACTATAAACAAGGTTGTAGTGGTCAGCTAGAAGTAAGTAACAGCTCCTATTGAGGGACTTAGAATATCAATATTTTACAGTACTCTATTTACTTCAAAAGAGGAAATACTAGCTTTTAGCTACCTGGCTGTAAGCCTTTCATTATAACTCCTAATACAACTTGGATTAATTTTCCTTTATGTCATCAACTTTAAACATCAAAtctgcacctttttttttttttctcttaagtgAAGAGGTGTATTTTTTGAATATTTCAATGTGTAATCACATTTTGCAGGAGCTGATGATTGTCTTTCAGCTTCTGCATTGGAATGGAAGCCTTAAAGCTCTACGGGAAACAAAGTGCTCCCGGCAGGTAGGACAAGCCATTAAAAAGTTGACTGAGTGGTTAACTGTGTGAGGTTAAAATATGCAAAttattattagtagtagtaTTGTTAATTTCTGTCCTTAATGTATctgtcctttatttttatttatacaggACTTAGAAaagttaaattttaaaatactttggtattttctgtatttgtccCTCGATATCGCTGCAAGAATACCCTGGACTATTTCTCAATTTTATCTATCAGCAGGcagaaaattcatttcagaaaaattgtGACCCTAGCACATTTTATCTTCCATTTTGGGACAATGCTTGGAAATGCAAAAGGttgaaaaatttcaaaatatttttaactagTGAAATTAAGTTGTGTACTATGTTAcaatctacagaaaaaaatatgcattctgGGCTttccaaagggaagaaaataactttcattatttaaaatgttaccTCTCTTCAAGAGAAATAAGCATAGGCAGGTTTAGTTCTATCTTTTAGTGATGAGGTTTTGAAAGTTAGGACGTTACAGGGGATTGCTGCGTAATTTTTGTGCAAAGCTGAATGATTCTCATTGTTGTTTATCTGTCTATTTAAAGTAGATTTGTGACTAAGTTCCATGTCTGTTGTTATTTCCCTGAATAATAGGAAGTAATTTCCTACTACTCCCAGTGTTCCTTAGATGAAAAGATGAGAAGTCACATGGCCCTGGACTGGATTATGAAGGAGCAAGAATCTCCAGGAATTATTTCCCAAGAGCTGcaagtggcactgagggaactggaagaAGTCAGGAAAGCTGGGCATGAACTGAGGTTCtacaaagagaagaaggaaatacTGAGCTTAGCACTGAGTCAGATCTACAGTGATGAAGTTACCACTTCCTCATGGGACAATCAAATGAGCTTGGCCCTACATGGCTACCGCTAACTTTGAAGAAGGCGTTTTAACATGCCAGTGTAGGTTAAAAATAGTCTCCATGTAAGTTGTTAGTATTCTTTTCCATagatgttttaatttctgtatcTAAAAGCACagatgtctttcttttttaaaaaataatttttatttcagtggctAGAAATACTCTTCAGGTCAAGCTGCAGCTGTCATGAAACATTTGATGTAGCGCTGGTACTAAAGTATGTGTAAACCTAAATGgagacaaagcagagaaagcttTTATGGTACTCTGAAGGTTGAACTTGATGTGGTACTTGATTTCCACATGAAAACTACACCTTTGCTGAAGACATAAAAATTGTTGTCACAAACCTACAGAGTGCAAGcagtaaaagacaaaaaggGTAGTTCTAAGCTGCACTGGTGCCTGCTTACTCCCAGACTTCTTGACAGCATATGTTTCCTCCGATCAGGTGCTATTGCTGAAGTTCGTTGTATTTTTTTGAAGGATATAAGGAACctttcaagcaaaaaaaacctgcagcaTTAAACTAGTACTCCAGATTCAAGGTGCTTTACCCCTGTTGCAGCCAAGATTTCACAAACCTATGCAAAGATAAAGATGAGCAGAAGTTACTCACTGGCCATGCTCTGTCCAGTATGGCTAACAGATTCTGTGTGATAAAAATCTTCTAGTTAGACTTTATGTACCTTTTCAAAGAGGATTTACTTGCTTGCACTTCAGCAAATGCCTGCTGAGGTTCAAgatctttcccttccccatgcTGACTGTCAGCACAATTCCACTACTAGAAGCTGCTGTCCCTAGGGCAAAGTCAGCAGCATAAGCCTGCATGAGGCACACACTCATAATAACCAGCATGCCATTTTAGCTGATGATGACAGCAGGAAGGTGCTAAGATGCTGGTCAATGAACTTAAATGCACTTCTCCGTAGTTCTGTTTCCTGCTAGTTTCTGCCAGAAGAATGAACACCTAGCATAGCCACAGTTTAAATCAACTCAGTAACCTCAGTAGTATCTCTTAGCATCAGTACAATTTGCTTTAAACATAAAAGAGCAAATTCTACGTAAAAGAGACAAACAGTTCAGTTGGAGGAAAAGCAGGCTGgggagaatttattttcatcccTTGCACAAGTGGATACCCAACAATGTCACATCTCATATAAAAAAGACAGGAGAATAGGTCAGCAGTAATAATTGTGTTGCAAAACCACACACACCACTGCTAGAGGGAGTTCCCTGGAGTGCCTTACGAGAGAAAACTCTCATTTTTTATCTCCTTTCAGTcgttcatttaaaaaatgtacgAAGCTGTATGGCTCTGTTACtcaaaaatttgttttcttaactgaaaga comes from Gallus gallus isolate bGalGal1 chromosome Z, bGalGal1.mat.broiler.GRCg7b, whole genome shotgun sequence and encodes:
- the LIX1 gene encoding protein limb expression 1, with the protein product MDRTLESLQLVIARVLPHRDPALVFKDLNVVAILQEFWESKQKKKAVLPSEGIIVYESLSSLGPPFVSYVTLPGGSCFGNFQSCLSRAEARRDAAKVALINSLFNELPCRRITKEFIMESVQEAVSSTSGNLKDADDPSTSIGAYHYMLESNIGKTMLEFQELMIVFQLLHWNGSLKALRETKCSRQEVISYYSQCSLDEKMRSHMALDWIMKEQESPGIISQELQVALRELEEVRKAGHELRFYKEKKEILSLALSQIYSDEVTTSSWDNQMSLALHGYR
- the LIX1 gene encoding protein limb expression 1 isoform X1, with protein sequence MDRTLESLQLVIARVLPHRDPALVFKDLNVVAILQEFWESKQKKKAVLPSEGIIVYESLSSLGPPFVSYVTLPGGSCFGNFQSCLSRAEARRDAAKVALINSLFNELPCRRITKEFIMESVQEAVSSTSGNLKDADDPSTSIGAYHYMLESNIGKTMLEFQELMIVFQLLHWNGSLKALRETKCSRQCSLDEKMRSHMALDWIMKEQESPGIISQELQVALRELEEVRKAGHELRFYKEKKEILSLALSQIYSDEVTTSSWDNQMSLALHGYR
- the LIX1 gene encoding protein limb expression 1 isoform X2 — protein: MDRTLESLQLVIARVLPHRDPALVFKDLNVVAILQEFWESKQKKKAVLPSEGIIVYESLSSLGPPFVSYVTLPGGSCFGNFQGNLKDADDPSTSIGAYHYMLESNIGKTMLEFQELMIVFQLLHWNGSLKALRETKCSRQEVISYYSQCSLDEKMRSHMALDWIMKEQESPGIISQELQVALRELEEVRKAGHELRFYKEKKEILSLALSQIYSDEVTTSSWDNQMSLALHGYR
- the LIX1 gene encoding protein limb expression 1 isoform X3; translation: MDRTLESLQLVIARVLPHRDPALVFKDLNVVAILQEFWESKQKKKAVLPSEGIIVYESLSSLGPPFVSYVTLPGGSCFGNFQGNLKDADDPSTSIGAYHYMLESNIGKTMLEFQELMIVFQLLHWNGSLKALRETKCSRQCSLDEKMRSHMALDWIMKEQESPGIISQELQVALRELEEVRKAGHELRFYKEKKEILSLALSQIYSDEVTTSSWDNQMSLALHGYR